The nucleotide sequence TCCATTAACTTGGCTAAAAGCAAAGTGGTGATGATGACATCGGCAAATTCGGTTTCTAATTCCTCTTTTTTGTAATTATCCAGTTTATCTTTTCTTTGCAAGGAATTATAAGAAAGCACCGCCTCGCTTAGCTCGCCCAACTCTTCGGCGAGTTTTACGGTTCTGGCGAGAATTCTTTTTTCTTTGTCCATTTCTTCGCCGTATTTCTTTTTCAACCGCTCATCTTCAATATCAATAAATTTTAATAATTCTTGGAAATCCATAATTTAATTA is from Patescibacteria group bacterium and encodes:
- a CDS encoding MazG nucleotide pyrophosphohydrolase domain-containing protein, with amino-acid sequence MDFQELLKFIDIEDERLKKKYGEEMDKEKRILARTVKLAEELGELSEAVLSYNSLQRKDKLDNYKKEELETEFADVIITTLLLAKLMDVDIAKALEEKMEKINKRYE